The window CGAGCGGGCCGCGCGCGGGAAGCTGCCGACGGACGTCTGGTGGCACACGATCGTGTCGCCGACGGGGCGGGAGAAGACGGGGTACCCGACCCAGAAGCCGGAGGGGGTGCTGCGGCGGATCGTGCAGGCGTCCAGCCGCGAGGGCGACTGGGTGCTCGACTTCTTCGCGGGCAGCGGCACGACGGGGGCGGTCGCGGCGGCGCTCGGGCGCAACTACGTGCTGGTCGACCGGAACGAGGCGGCGATCGACGTCATCCGCCGCCGCCTGCCCGCGGCCCGCGTGGTGGAGGTACCGGCAGCGCCGTGATCGATACCGTCGGCGCGGGCGTCACCACCCCGTCGTCAGCACGCGGTCGAGCTCGTCCGCGAAGCGGTCGGCGTCGGCCGTGGTCAGCGTCAGTGGCGGCTTGATCTTCAGCACGTTCTGCCGGTCGGAGGTGGGCTGCACGATGATGCCGCGGGTGAGCATCCGCTCGCACACCGCCGCGGTCTCGAGCGGCGCCGGCTCGAGCGTCACGCGGTCGCGCACGAACTCGACGCCGAGATAGAGGCCGAGGCCGTGCACCGCCCCGATCAGCGCGTGCCGCTCGCCGAGTGCCTGCAGGCGGGCCTTGAGGTGGGCGCCCACGACCCGCGCGTTCTCCTGCAGCCCCTCGTCGCGGATGATGTCGAGCACCGCCAGCCCCACCACCGAGCTCACCGGGCTGCCGCCCGCCGACGAGAAGAAGTAGCCCTGCGAGCGGTAGGCGTCGGCGATCTCCCGCGTGGTGACGACCGCACCGAGCGGATGCCCGTTCCCGGCCGCCTTGGCCACCGTGACGATGTCGGGCACGACGCCCTGCTCCTCGAAGCCCCAGAAGTGTTCGCCCAGGCGGCCGTAGCCGACCTGCACCTCGTCGGCGATGCAGAGGCCCCCGGCGGCGCGGACCGCGGGGTAGATCGCACGGAGGTAGCCGTCGGGCAGGGGCAGGCCGCCCGCGTTGCCGTAGAAGGGCTCGGCGATGAAGGCGGCCGGGGCGCGGCCGTCGCGGGCGAGCTGCTCGATGCGGGCCACGGCCTCGGGCCCGTAACGGGCCGCGTCGGTGCCGCGGTGGCGGCCGCGGTAGGAGTTGGGGGTGTCGAGGGCGTGGATCCACGGCGGCCGCGACTCGAGCGCCCCCGGGTTGTCGGCGACGGAGGTCGAGACGGCGTCGGACGCGAAGGTCCACCCGTGGTAGGCCTCGCGCAGCGCGACCGTGTGCTGGTGACCGGCCCGCGCCCAGGCGATGCGCAGCGCCAGATCGACGGCCTCGCTGCCGCTGTTCACGAGGAAGACGGTGTCGAGCGGGTCGGGCAGCAGCCCCGCCAGCCGCTCGGAGAACTCGACGATGCTCGCGTAGTTGAACCGCGAGTTCGTGTTGAGCAGCTCGAGCTGGGCGCTCACCGCATCGGCGATGCGGGGGTGGGCGTGACCGACGGACGCCACGTTGTTGACCATGTCGAGGTAGGCGCGCGCGTGGGTGTCGACGAGGTGGTGCCGCCAGCCACGCTCGATCTGCGGCGGGTGGGCGTAGTAGTGCTCCTGCACCTCGGCGAGCGACCGCTCCCGCCGCGCGAGCAGCCCCTCGCCCTCGTGCGGGCCGGCGGATGCGCGCGCCGCCGCGTCGGGGAGCAGCGACGTCGGGTCGCCGACGAGGGCGCCCCACGCCTCGGCCAGCTCGGGTGTGGCGAACCAGGGCGTGGTGGCCGGGTCGGCATCGGGGTGGAGGACGCGGATCGCGAGGTGCGTGGCGGCGCTGCCGAGCAGGTCGCCCGCGGTCACCGCGGCCGGTGCGGCTGGGGTGGTGCCGGCCGGGCCGAGGGTGGATGGGGTGAGGCCGGTGAGCTCGAGGGTGGCGGTGGGGCTGCGGAGGAGCATCCGCTCGCCGTCGACGGTGACGGTGCCGGCCCAGGGGGCGTGCACGCCCTGGGGCTCGGCGAGGTGGAGCTCGACGCCGAGGGCCGCGGTGGGCGCGTGCGGGTCGTCGAGCCGGGTGCGGGTGAGACGGCGCTCGCCGAAACGCGTGGCCACGGCGGGTGCCTCGGCCGCCAGGGTCGCGGCGGCCAGGGCGCGCTCGGCGTCGGGGTCGAGGAAGCGGCCGCGGGCGAGTGCGGGGGACGTGGTGGAGAGGTCGAGAGTCGCGAGCGGGCGGCCCACGAGGCCCGGGAGGAGGGGCGACGTGGCCGCGGGCACCGGCAGCGACGGTGCCAGGAGCCCGGGCGCCCGGAGCCCGAGCGCCAGGGACCCGGGCGCCGGGAGGCCGAGCGCCGCGCGGAGGGCCGCCGTGACGACCGGCGCCGGCACCGAGGTCGCCACCTCGAGGATGCGGTGCTCGTGCGCCGCGTTCGCCGCCGTGTACTCGTTGCCCGGGTCGATCGCGGCCGCGTGGTGGGCGCTCGCCACGAGGGTGGCCGCCCGGGCCACGACGAGCGGCCAGAGCGCATCGACCTCGGCGGCCTCGAGCGGCACCAGCGCGTGGAACGCCGTCACCGCCGGCAGCACCGACAGCACCGTCGCGTCGGAGTGGTGCAGCACCGACGAGCACGTCACCGCCAGCTCGGCGATGCGCCACGAGTGCATCACGTCGCCGATGTCGATGACGCCGAACGGCTGCAGGCGCCCGGCCTCGTCGCGCTGCGCCACCACGTTGTCGTCGGTGATGTCACCGTGGACGACCTGCCGCCGCAGCCCGGGGTCGAGCCCCTCGACGACCGGCCACACGGTGTCCATCGCCGCCCGCAGCGATGCGCCCGTGGCGGCGTCGGCGAAGGGCAGCAGGTCGTCGACGAGGTGGCGGGCGTTCCGCAGATCCCACTCCAGGTCGCGGTCGGCTCCCGGATGCGCGAACGCCGCCAGCGCCTGCACCGAACGGGCGGCGAGCGTTCCCAGCCGGGCCACGACCGATGGCGCGAGGTAGCCGGGGCCCGACAGCGTCGACCCCTCGAGGAAGTCGAGCAGGCGCACGGGCAGCCCGGCGCCGTCGACGACGGCGGTGCCGACCTGTTCGCCGGTGAGTGCCGGGTGGGTGCGAGGGGTGGCGACGTCGCCCGGGGACGCGCGCACCGCATCCGCCGCGGCCGACTGCGCCTCGAGCTCGGCGAGCGACGTCGACGGGTTCGCGACCTTGAGCAGCAGCGGCGCGGCACCAGGACCCGGACGCAGCCGGAAGTTCGCGTCGGTCTGACTGCCGAGCGACGTCGCCTCGAGGCCCTCGCGCGCCAGCCCGAACACCTCCGCGGCGATCTCGGCGGCCTGCCCCTCGGACACGTCGGGCGCCGCCGTGACGGTCTCGGCGAACGATCGGCGCGGGGCAGAAGGCTGGTGCATGCCCTCAGTATCTCGAAGGCGGCCCAGGCCCCGCGCCCACCTGACCCACGTTGTGGACAGTCGCGTCGACCTGACGCACGGTGTGGAAACTCGACGGGACGGTCGGGTCAGTCGGCCCAGCCGCCGAGGTGGGCCGCGAGTTCGGGTTCGGGCGGGAGGGCACGGAGGGCCGCCGGGCGGCGCTCGGTCGTGAACTCGTGCGCGTCGGGGCGACGCTCGCGGCGGTGCTCGGCGCGTGCTGCGGCCACGGAGACGATGAGGGCGGGGCCGGCGGGGGCGGGGTCGTGGAGCTCCACCCATCCGAGGTCGGCGGTGCCGACGTCGTCGGTCGCCCGGGACAGGGCGGTGCAGACGGCCGCGCGGTCGGCACGGGGGACGGTGAAGAGGGTGTCGGTCGTGACGGTGACGCGGGCATCCGCTCTGCTGGTGGTGGCGGAGCTTCGCCCCAGCACACGGTCGTCACCCGGGAAGAGGGCGGCGAGGGCGTCGTCGACCACGACGCGGGCGGTGGGGAGGGCCTCGAGGATGAGATCGGCGCAGACGGCGGTCGCCGCGGGGGTGCCCGACGGGAGCGTGACGACGATGTCGGGGGCGGCGCTGCGGAGGCCGCGGCCGACCGACCCGGGCACGCCGATGCGGTTGAGGAGGAGGAGGGTCTCGCGGTTCATCCGGCGGCGGAGCTCGTCGGGGTCGTCGCTGCGTCCGCTGACGTCGGGGCCGTTGTGCCAGGCCACCGCGGTGGGCACGTGGGCGAGGACGGCGCCGCGGGTGAAGGCGCGATGGGCCCACTCCCAGTCCTCGCCGCCGTACTCGTCGAAGCTCTCGTCGAAGCCGCCGGTCGCGGCGAAGAAGGCGCGGGAGCAGGCGAGCACCGAGGAGATGACGTAGCGGTACGAGCGGTGGTCGGCGTCGAGGAGGTCGTGCGAGCGGGCATAGGCGTCGCGCAGCCACGCGGGTTCGGGCAGCTCGGCCGCGGGGCCGGCGAGCTCGACGGGAGAGGCGACGGCAGGCGGCGAGAAGGCCGCGTGCCGCCTCCGCCCCACCGTCACGGCGTCGTCGCGCACCGCCGGCAGCCGCGTCAGCTCGGTGACGTACGAGGGCTCGGGCGCGGTGTCGGCGTCGAGGAAGCACAGCACCGACCCCCGGGCGACGGCGGCGCCCCGATTGCGCGCGGTGGCGGCCCGGAAACCGCGATCCGGCAGCCGGATCAGCCGCACCCCCGGCGGCACCTCGGGCGCCGAGGCCGAGCCGTCGTCGACCACGATCACCTCGAGCAGATCCTGCGGGTGGGTCTGCCGCGCCAGCGCGCCGAGCGTGCGCGCGAGATCGCCCGGCTGCTCGTAGTGCACGACGACCACCGACACGAACGGCGGATGCTCGGGCCGCACCCCGTCGAGCACCGTCCAGTCGTTCCCCGGCACCCGCACCGCGCCGCTCTCGACCCCGCTCACCACGCGACCCCCCGCCAGAACTCCCGGTACAGCGCCGCGACCCTCCCCGTGTCGGGCCCGAGCCGCCCGCGGGCGGCGTCGTCGAGCCACGTGCTCGAAGGGTCCTCGAGCGCCGCCGCGATGGCCGCCGGCAATTCGTCGGCGGTCGTCAGCGTGAGCGATCCGCCGTGCAGCTC of the Herbiconiux flava genome contains:
- a CDS encoding glycosyltransferase family 2 protein, with translation MSGVESGAVRVPGNDWTVLDGVRPEHPPFVSVVVVHYEQPGDLARTLGALARQTHPQDLLEVIVVDDGSASAPEVPPGVRLIRLPDRGFRAATARNRGAAVARGSVLCFLDADTAPEPSYVTELTRLPAVRDDAVTVGRRRHAAFSPPAVASPVELAGPAAELPEPAWLRDAYARSHDLLDADHRSYRYVISSVLACSRAFFAATGGFDESFDEYGGEDWEWAHRAFTRGAVLAHVPTAVAWHNGPDVSGRSDDPDELRRRMNRETLLLLNRIGVPGSVGRGLRSAAPDIVVTLPSGTPAATAVCADLILEALPTARVVVDDALAALFPGDDRVLGRSSATTSRADARVTVTTDTLFTVPRADRAAVCTALSRATDDVGTADLGWVELHDPAPAGPALIVSVAAARAEHRRERRPDAHEFTTERRPAALRALPPEPELAAHLGGWAD
- a CDS encoding aminotransferase, with the protein product MHQPSAPRRSFAETVTAAPDVSEGQAAEIAAEVFGLAREGLEATSLGSQTDANFRLRPGPGAAPLLLKVANPSTSLAELEAQSAAADAVRASPGDVATPRTHPALTGEQVGTAVVDGAGLPVRLLDFLEGSTLSGPGYLAPSVVARLGTLAARSVQALAAFAHPGADRDLEWDLRNARHLVDDLLPFADAATGASLRAAMDTVWPVVEGLDPGLRRQVVHGDITDDNVVAQRDEAGRLQPFGVIDIGDVMHSWRIAELAVTCSSVLHHSDATVLSVLPAVTAFHALVPLEAAEVDALWPLVVARAATLVASAHHAAAIDPGNEYTAANAAHEHRILEVATSVPAPVVTAALRAALGLPAPGSLALGLRAPGLLAPSLPVPAATSPLLPGLVGRPLATLDLSTTSPALARGRFLDPDAERALAAATLAAEAPAVATRFGERRLTRTRLDDPHAPTAALGVELHLAEPQGVHAPWAGTVTVDGERMLLRSPTATLELTGLTPSTLGPAGTTPAAPAAVTAGDLLGSAATHLAIRVLHPDADPATTPWFATPELAEAWGALVGDPTSLLPDAAARASAGPHEGEGLLARRERSLAEVQEHYYAHPPQIERGWRHHLVDTHARAYLDMVNNVASVGHAHPRIADAVSAQLELLNTNSRFNYASIVEFSERLAGLLPDPLDTVFLVNSGSEAVDLALRIAWARAGHQHTVALREAYHGWTFASDAVSTSVADNPGALESRPPWIHALDTPNSYRGRHRGTDAARYGPEAVARIEQLARDGRAPAAFIAEPFYGNAGGLPLPDGYLRAIYPAVRAAGGLCIADEVQVGYGRLGEHFWGFEEQGVVPDIVTVAKAAGNGHPLGAVVTTREIADAYRSQGYFFSSAGGSPVSSVVGLAVLDIIRDEGLQENARVVGAHLKARLQALGERHALIGAVHGLGLYLGVEFVRDRVTLEPAPLETAAVCERMLTRGIIVQPTSDRQNVLKIKPPLTLTTADADRFADELDRVLTTGW